The window ATACAAAAAAGCTGTGAATTTATAGAGGTTTACATAGATGGAGCCTATTACTGCGAAGCCGGGGTTCCTCAAGAACACTCTGGTGCGGTGTTTCTTGTTCGGCGTTGTGCTGGTGCTGTTCCGGTTCGCTTACGTCATCACCGTGACCGGAGAGTCGTGTAGAGTTGGAAATTTCTGCTTCCTGAAAGAGAATCTCAACTTCGTCATCCCCGGCAGCGGCGCGTCGGCGGCGGTGGCGGCGAACGGCGCGGTTTCGACCGGTGCGGTGGGGCCGGAGAGGAAGGACGTGTACACCAGCAAGGACTGGATCAAGGCCGTCCATTTTTACTCCGCCGTTTTCCAAGATCTGATCTCGCAAGGGTTTCTCTCGCCGGAATCGAAGTCCTTGTGCGTGGAGACTCCGACGGGGCAGGAAGTTTACGCCTTGAAGGAGACCGGCGTGAAGAACGCCGTCGGGATTTTCAAGAAGGCGTCGAGGCCGTTGGTGGTTCGCGGCGAGGCGCACCGGATGCCGTTCGCCGATAACTCGTTCGACTTCGTTTTCTCCGGCAACGGGAGGCTGGACAAGTCGCCGAAGGCGGCGGAGTTCGCGGCGGAGATTGTTAGGACGCTCAGGCCCGAAGGGTTTGCGGTGGTCCATATCGGAGCCAAAGATACGTATAGCTTCCATTCTTTTATTGATTTGTTCAGTTGCTGTAAGTTAGTTACTTCACGCGACATCGACGGCTTTAATTCGTCGATGCCGCATATACGTGAGATGGTGTTGAAAAAGGAGTGTGATGCTTCTACTGAAGTGTCAAATTCCGGCGGAAGTTCCGGTAATGAGTGC of the Fragaria vesca subsp. vesca linkage group LG6, FraVesHawaii_1.0, whole genome shotgun sequence genome contains:
- the LOC101290967 gene encoding uncharacterized protein LOC101290967 — encoded protein: MEPITAKPGFLKNTLVRCFLFGVVLVLFRFAYVITVTGESCRVGNFCFLKENLNFVIPGSGASAAVAANGAVSTGAVGPERKDVYTSKDWIKAVHFYSAVFQDLISQGFLSPESKSLCVETPTGQEVYALKETGVKNAVGIFKKASRPLVVRGEAHRMPFADNSFDFVFSGNGRLDKSPKAAEFAAEIVRTLRPEGFAVVHIGAKDTYSFHSFIDLFSCCKLVTSRDIDGFNSSMPHIREMVLKKECDASTEVSNSGGSSGNECSVPGHKLELVRKAEPIIQIEPLKPWITLKKNIQNVKYLPSIVDISFKRRYVYVDVGARSYGSSIGSWFKKQYPKQNKTFEVFAIEADKTFHEQYKMKKRITLLPYAAWVRNETLSFEINGDPGEKVKEKGRGMGRIQPGKSANGGFDGQVDRIQGFDFAEWVKNTFTEKDFVVMKMDVEGTEFDLIPRLFETGAICLIDEVFLECHYNRWQRTLPGERSAKYEKTYGQCLDLFTSLRQSGVLVHQWW